The Lycium barbarum isolate Lr01 chromosome 10, ASM1917538v2, whole genome shotgun sequence genome includes a region encoding these proteins:
- the LOC132613031 gene encoding uncharacterized protein LOC132613031 translates to MTITNEVNPTANLNITSENPESSRERINLNDEEEIALLKLQLDELRGELRQVRDLTHLTVTAFPNPPHFSSLDSPVPEHFPPSTRPPPIPLSFSNLPPVTPANVPNLPKQTPYVPDYTHTPQNPLSTQTATAPTYPTVQHIPTAHVDTSYEQHVPPVYAVGAPTFTAPVTVRVPIEVDQYAEMERNAKIGEDESIMNQLHNLRKEMGNMRVTRGCESLDYDDLCIHPDIGMPVGYKPPKFDNFDGTGDPHAHLRAYCDKLVGVGRNEKLRMKLFIRSLSGEALTWYTRQDPRKWSDWQDMAGDFMNRFGFNTEITPDRFSLSNIQKKATKSFQDYARRWRIEAARVMPPLDESELSKYFIRAQESIYFEKMMGSMGQKFADLVKMGDFLEEGIKSGKIQSMVALQAASKVVQSGSISGIKKKKEDISNITPYYRRGESSRPYPTNPQIFAHAPYVSYPAYNAQPHYNPPRAPTYPNLPRPYTPIQAPIHQNRPPYAPRPRPTPEVRNTRTYTPIAEPLARLFERLITAGLLQPIERRIPDPIPRNFDGNKRCAYHSGIQGHDTEECFGLKNQVEALIRSGAIQCTIAPPNVNNNPLPNHGNQAVNMISFDEEYDLEGTIVPVGNTESFVVTSPTAPIITVQLRAPVVVQTYQPKSVVTTVVASKHDYDSRAVPWDYQSKGKAKMMETAVAHGMTRSGRCYVPEDLNKGSSGKEHHQRRNITDTEAA, encoded by the coding sequence ATGACTATCACCAACGAAGTCAACCCAACTGCTAATCTTAACATAACAAGTGAAAACCCAGAAAGCTCAAGAGAGAGGATCAATCTGAACGATGAAGAAGAGATCGCCTTGCTAAAGCTACAACTTGACGAACTAAGAGGAGAGCTCCGCCAAGTTCGGGACCTGACCCATCTCACTGTGACTGCTTTCCCAAACCCACCTCACTTTTCGTCTTTGGATTCGCCGGTTCCTGAACACTTTCCTCCATCTACACGCCCACCTCCGATACCCCTTTCTTTTTCTAACCTACCTCCAGTCACTCCAGCAAATGTACCAAATTTGCCTAAACAAACCCCTTACGTCCCTGACTACACCCATACTCCACAAAACCCACTATCAACCCAAACTGCTACTGCACCTACTTACCCCACCGTACAGCACATACCAACGGCACACGTTGACACTTCTTACGAGCAAcatgtgccaccggtatatgcAGTCGGGGCTCCAACCTTTACCGCTCCTGTCACAGTCAGGGTCCCGATCGAGGTGGATCAATATGCAGAAATGGAAAGAAATGCCAAAATAGGAGAAGACGAATCAATCATGAACCAGCTGCACAATCTAAGGAAAGAAATGGGGAACATGCGAGTCACCCGGGGATGTGAGAGTTTGGATTATGATGATCTGTGCATACACCCGGATATTGGCATGCCAGTAGGTTACAAACCCCCTAAGTTTGATAATTTTGACGGGACAGGTGATCCTCATGCACATTTAAGGGCCTACTGCGACAAGTTAGTTGGGGTGGGAAGGAACGAGAAATTGAGGATGAAATTGTTTATTAGAAGCTTGTCAGGAGAGGCGCTCACTTGGTATACTCGCCAAGATCCTCGCAAATGGAGCGACTGGCAAGATATGGCTGGGGATTTCATGAATCGCTTCGGATTTAACACTGAGATCACACCGGACAGATTTTCTCTGAGCAACATACAGAAGAAGGCGACCAAATCATTCCAGGATTACGCAAGACGTTGGAGAATTGAGGCTGCCCGAGTTATGCCCCCATTGGACGAAAGCGAGCTCAGCAAGTATTTCATTCGAGCTCAGGAAAGCATCTACTTTGAAAAGATGATGGGATCAATGGGCCAAAAGTTCGCAGatttggtcaaaatgggagacttTTTGGAGGAAGGAATCAAGTCTGGAAAGATTCAATCAATGGTCGCGCTACAAGCCGCAAGCAAAGTCGTACAGTCAGGTTCCATTAGCGGAATTAAGAAAAAGAAGGAGGACATATCCAATATCACGCCTTACTACCGGCGAGGAGAGTCATCTCGCCCATACCCCACAAACCCCCAAATCTTTGCTCATGCCCCTTATGTCTCATACCCAGCTTATAACGCCCAACCACATTACAACCCACCACGAGCCCCCACTTACCCAAATCTTCCAAGACCTTACACCCCTATCCAAGCACCCATCCACCAAAATAGACCACCATATGCCCCAAGACCTCGCCCAACTCCCGAAGTCAGAAATACCCGAACCTACACCCCTATAGCCGAACCTTTAGCCCGGTTATTTGAAAGATTGATAACAGCAGGATTGTTGCAACCAATCGAAAGAAGAATTCCGGACCCAAttcctcgaaactttgatgggaaCAAACGTTGCGCATATCACTCGGGAATTCAAGGACATGACACCGAGGAATGCTTTGGTTTGAAAAATCAGGTCGAAGCTTTGATCAGGAGTGGAGCAATTCAATGCACAATAGCACCCCCGAATGTGAACAACAACCCACTACCAAATCATGGAAACCAGGCAGTTAATATGATATCATTTGATGAGGAATATGACTTGGAGGGAACCATTGTGCCCGTTGGAAACACAGAGTCATTTGTCGTAACATCGCCAACTGCTCCCATCATCACAGTACAATTGAGGGCACCAGTAGTTGTCCAGACATACCAACCAAAATCCGTGGTGACCACTGTTGTAGCAAGTAAGCACGATTATGATTCCAGGGCAGTCCCATGGGACTATCAATCGAAAGGGAAGGCTAAGATGATGGAAACTGCAGTCGCCCATGGAATGACAAGGTCAGGGAGATGTTATGTCCCGGAGGATTTAAACAAAGGAAGTTCAGGCAAAGAGCACCATCAAAGGAGAAACATTACTGATACCGAGGCAGCATAA
- the LOC132613032 gene encoding uncharacterized protein LOC132613032, giving the protein MNGAVEAANKNIKKILRKITDSHRQWHEKLPYALLGYHTTARTSTGATPYMLVYGSEAVIPAEVEIPSLRIIQDVGLEDAEWVRSRHEQLMLIDEKRMDAVCHGQLYQNRMSKAFNKRVRPRKFEPGQLVLKRIFPHQDEAKGKFAPNWQGPYVVHRVLSGGALILAEMDGKVSPEAGSRSIIREIGGPRSSLMP; this is encoded by the exons atgaatggagcagtcgAGGCGGcaaataagaacatcaagaagatcctAAGGAAGATAACAGACAGTCATAGGCAGTGGCATGAAAAGTTGCCATATGCTTTGCTTGGTTACCACACCACCGCTAGAACATCCACAGGAGCAACTCCCTATATGCTGGTCTATGGTTCCGAAGCTGTGATACCCGCAGAAGTAGAGATACCTTCTCTTAGGATTATCCAAGATGTTGGTTTGGAAGATGCAGAATGGGTACGTAGCAGACACGAACAGCTGATGCTCATTGATGAGAAAAGGATGGACGCTGTCTGTCACGGTCAGCTTTATCAAAACAGGATGTCCAAGGCATTTAACAAGAGAGTAAGGCCTAGGAAATTCGAACCAGGGCAGTTGGTTTTAAAGCGAATATTTCCTCATCAGGACGAagctaaagggaaattcgcaccaAATTGGCAAGGTCCATACGTGGTTCATCGAGTGCTTTCAGGAGGAGCATTGATTTTGGCAGAAATGGATGGTAAG GTGTCTCCAGAAGCAGGGTCAAGGTCGATTATTCGAGAGATAGGGGGCCCCCGTAGCAGCCTTATGCCTTAA